A single window of Vibrio stylophorae DNA harbors:
- the moeA gene encoding molybdopterin molybdotransferase MoeA, protein MGCCDQPGLLPIEQAITQMLASVSSVTEIETIALDKALGRITAKAIYSPMQVPPFANSAMDGYAFRLQDIDAMSAQPMPVAGKSFAGQPFVGEWPAQSAIRIMTGAPIPAGCDCVIMQEDCQVDDSGMVRITLAAEKIKAGMNIRPAGDDIDQGDLVIEAGVQLSARELPMLASLGIAQIDVYRQPVIAFFSTGDELKSVGSPLGAGEIYDSNRFGIAALLTRMGLQGLDLGMIPDDIDALRQTFMEAMQKADAIITSGGVSVGEADYTKDILQELGEVGFWKIAIKPGKPFAFGKLHGETKSTLFFGLPGNPVSAMVTLHQIAQPALAKLAGHDHWRAPLTLKATTRSNFKKRPGRTDYQRAILSQNSAGELEVESTGNQSSGAFRSMHLANAFVILEQERGFVAQGETVTVMPFDSTLQA, encoded by the coding sequence ATGGGATGTTGTGATCAACCTGGCTTGCTGCCGATTGAACAAGCGATTACACAGATGTTGGCATCTGTTTCTTCAGTCACTGAAATCGAAACCATTGCCCTAGACAAAGCGCTAGGACGAATCACCGCAAAAGCGATCTACTCGCCGATGCAGGTGCCACCTTTTGCTAACTCAGCAATGGATGGCTACGCTTTTCGCCTTCAAGATATTGATGCAATGTCAGCTCAACCGATGCCAGTGGCAGGGAAATCTTTTGCTGGCCAACCTTTCGTCGGTGAGTGGCCTGCGCAAAGTGCCATTCGCATTATGACCGGCGCGCCAATTCCAGCAGGTTGCGACTGCGTTATCATGCAGGAAGACTGCCAAGTCGATGACAGCGGCATGGTTCGCATCACCCTCGCGGCCGAAAAAATAAAAGCAGGTATGAACATTCGCCCTGCTGGCGATGATATCGACCAAGGTGATTTGGTGATCGAGGCTGGCGTTCAGCTCTCTGCACGCGAGCTCCCTATGTTGGCCTCTTTAGGCATTGCGCAGATTGATGTTTACCGCCAACCTGTGATCGCCTTTTTCTCCACAGGGGATGAGCTGAAAAGCGTCGGTAGCCCACTAGGCGCCGGTGAAATTTATGATAGCAACCGCTTTGGCATTGCCGCGCTGCTCACTCGCATGGGACTACAAGGCTTAGATTTGGGTATGATCCCAGATGATATCGATGCCCTTCGCCAAACCTTTATGGAGGCGATGCAAAAAGCCGATGCGATTATTACCTCAGGTGGTGTCAGTGTCGGTGAAGCTGATTATACCAAGGATATTTTACAAGAACTTGGTGAGGTCGGTTTTTGGAAAATTGCGATTAAACCAGGTAAGCCTTTTGCCTTTGGCAAGCTTCATGGCGAAACAAAGAGCACCCTCTTTTTTGGTCTACCGGGTAACCCTGTCTCGGCGATGGTCACCTTGCATCAAATCGCCCAGCCAGCACTGGCAAAATTGGCCGGTCACGACCATTGGCGTGCACCACTCACGCTCAAAGCCACCACCCGCAGCAACTTTAAAAAACGTCCGGGCCGTACCGATTATCAGCGTGCGATCCTGAGTCAAAACAGTGCTGGTGAATTGGAAGTTGAAAGCACAGGGAATCAAAGCTCTGGTGCGTTTCGCTCCATGCACCTTGCCAATGCTTTTGTGATTTTAGAGCAAGAGCGCGGCTTCGTAGCCCAAGGTGAAACTGTCACCGTAATGCCATTTGATAGCACGCTGCAAGCCTAA